The nucleotide window CAGCGCACCGGCCATGGTCACCATCATCGTGGCCAGTTCTTTGGAGCGCGGCACCTGCCCTTTTTTACGGGCGTCGGCCAGCTTCTTGGCGGAGGCCTCTTCGGTGCGTTCTTGACCGTCCTGATTCTCTGCCATCTCAGCCTCCGAGGAAGACCGCCGTCTGCTCGAAAGCGCGGTTCAGCAGGCGGCTGAGTACCGGCAGCAGATTCGGAATCAGTTGATCAACAATCAGATAGCCCATCAGCATCGCTAGCGGGAAACCCACGGCAAACAGGTTGAGCGTTGGCGCGGCGCGGCTGATGACCCCGACCGCCACCTGTACCACCAGCAAAGCGATGATGGCGGGAATCGACACCCGAATCGCACCGGCAAACAGCTCTGCGCCCCAGGCCACGACACTGTCGATAGCCGCGGGCTCAACGCTGCGGCTGGCACTTGGCCAGAGTTCAAAGCTGCGGGCCATCAGCTTGATGAATTCCAGATGCCCCCCCATTGCGACAAACAGCAACATGCAGATAATCAGCAAGTACTGCGATAACACCGGCACCTGAACACCGCGCTGGGGATCCACCATCATGGCAAAGCCGAGTCCCATGCCGTTGGCGATCAGCTGGCCGGCCAGCACAATGGCGTCGAACACGAGCTGCACGATAAAGCCAATACACAGGCCAATCAGCAGCTCATTGGCGAGCAGCAGCATGCCCTCCAGACTGATAATGTTGACCGCCGGCGGCGTGGGCAGCAGCGGCAGCAAAATGACGCAGAGCACCACACTGAACAGAATTTTGGCACGAGCGGGAATGTAGGAGGCGCTGAACAGCGGCGCGGTCAACATGGCGCCACTGATCCGGGCAAAGGGCAGCCACACGGCCGCCAGCCAGGACAATATTTGCGCCTCATTCACCGCAATCATGCTGCGCCTCAGCCCACCAGCAAGGGAATCATTTCAAACAGGCTGCGGGTGTAGTCCAGCAGATGCCGCAGCATCCACGGCCCGGTCAGCCCCAGCACCGCCACCAGTACCACCAGCTTGGGAATAAAGCTGAGGGTCATATCCTGAATCTGCGTGGCCGCCTGAAACATACCGATCAGCAGGCCCGCCGCCAGCGCTGACAGCAGCAGTGGCGCCGCCAACAGCACGGTGATATTCATGCCCTGTCTGCCGAGTTCGATGACGGTATCCGGTGTCATAGGCGCCTCATCGGTAGAAGCTGGCGGCCAGCGAGCCCATCATCAGGCCCCAACCATCCACCAGCACAAACAACATGATTTTGAAGGGCAGCGAGATCATCATCGGCGACAACATCATCATCCCCATCGACATCAGCACGCTCGCCACCACCAGATCGATCACCACAAAGGGAATGAACACCAGAAAGCCGATCTGGAAAGCGGTCTTTAATTCGCTGGTGAGAAACGAAGCCATCAGTACCGAGAACGGTACGTCTTCCGGCTTTTGGTAAGCCGCGTGACCAGCGATCTCCGCAAAACGGGCGATGTCATCTTCGCGGGTCTGGCTCAGCATAAAGGCACGGAACGGTTCAAAGCCGGTGGTCATCGCCTCCTGGAAGGTCATTTCCTCGGCGATATACGGCGCGACCGCCTGGGTGTAAGCCTGCTCGCCAATCGGGTACATCACGAACAGGGTGAGGAACAATGACAGGCTCAGCAGCACCTGATTAGAGGGCGTCTGCCCGGTGCCCAGCGCCTGACGCAGAATCGACAGCACAATCATGATTCGGGTAAATGCCGTCATCCCCAGCAACAAGGCAGGCAGCAGGGTCAACGCCGTCATAATCGCCAGCAACTGCAGCGACACGCTGTACTCCTGACCACCGGCAGCATTGGCCGTAGAACTCACTGCGGGTAACGACAGCGGGTCGGCGGCCAGCGCACCCAGGGGCATCAGACACAGCAGCGGCAGCAAGCCGCGCAGTATGCTCATGGCTGTGCCTCCTCACCTTTGCCGGCCAGACGCTTCTTCAGCAGCGCGGCAAAATCACCCGTAGCGGCGATCGTCTGTTCAGGTAAAGCTTCCGCATCCCAGCGATGCAGGGTTTGCATTGAAGCCGGCGTGCACCCCACCAACAGGCGCTCCTCGCCCACCTGCAGCACCAGCAGTTTTTCCTTCATACCCAGGGGGATCTGCGATACCACCGCCACACCCGCCTGCTGGGGGCGCTGAAGGCCGCGCAGGCGGCGCAAAAACCACAGGCCGGCAAACAGCAGTGCGGCCATCAGCAACAGGCTGCCGAGCATGCCGATCACATCATCGCCAGCGCCCACCGGCAGCGCCGCCACGGCTTGCTCTGCCGATACCGCGTTAGCGGCTGGCTCCTGCGCTATTGCCAGCAAGGGCGATAGCGCCAGTGCGCACAGCGAATGACGCCACATCAGGCATCAACCTCTTCGTCCTGCCCCACCACCTCAGTGAGCATGATGCCGAATTTCTCCTTCACCACGACCACCTCACCGCGGGCGACGAGTGTGCCGTTAACCAGTACGTCCAGCGGCGTACCCGCTGCACGATCCAGCTCAATGATGGCGCCCTGATTCAGCGCCTTGATGTCGCGAATACTCATGCGGGTGCGACCGACTTCCACGGATACATCCACATTCACGTCGAGAATTTTGTCCAGATTCAAATCATTCGCCATGGGGTTTACGACTCCTGTTTCGGTCGGCTGCGACCTGCCGAACCGGTAAGCTGAACGGCCAACTGGCCCTGATGACTGCCAAAACGTCCTTTCAACAGGGGCTGCTCGCCAACACACAGCAGCACCTCATCGGCACTGGGCAGGGGAATAACATCACCGCGACGCAGATTCGCCACGCGGCTGAGGCTGAGGCGGGTTTTCGCCAATTGCGCCACCAGGTCGAGAGGCACTTCGTCTATGCGTTCAACCAGGCGACTGCGCCATTCTTCGCTTGCGGGTTTTTTGTTACTGGGCTTGGTGGTATCGGGCAGGCTGTCGCGTACCGCGTCAATCGCGCTCCAGGGCACAACCGACCACAGGCCGCCTTTGAAATCGCCGATATCCACCAGAAAGCGGGTGGCCACCAGCGAGTCCGCGTCGGTAAAGCCTTCCAGCAGACGGGGATCAGTAGACTGACTCTCAATGGCCGGGGCGGTTTTCATGACCGATTTCCAGGCCAGGGCAATGTCCGGCAGCAATGCAGACACCAGAATGTCCATAAAGCTGAGCTCCGACGCCGAAAACTGCTCGCGCGCGGCATCGGCGGCGCCGCCATAGCCGCCGAAGTAACGGTCGACGAGGTTGAACACCAGCTCCGATTCAAAGGCAATCATCAGATTGCTGCTGAGCGGCATTCCCGAAATCAATGAAATACTGCAGGGCGCGGGCAGCGTGCCTTGCAGCTCGTCGAATTTCATGACCGTAATGCGGTCAGTGGTCAGCCCTTCCACGCTGCTGACAAATTCCCGCAGCCGGGTCGAGGCCGCACTGGCAAACTGCGACTGAATCAACGACAGGGTAGGAATCAAGCGCTGTACGGCGTAGTCCTGACGGGCGAGGTTATACTTGCCAGAGCTTTGCGGGCTCTGCTCCTCAGCCATCAGCGCTTCGAGTTCTTCCGGATCAAGTAGGCCAGCCATACTGTCGCCTCACTGCATCACAAACTTGGTGAAATACACTTCCTCGACACCACCTTTCTTACCGGTCTCTTTTTCGAGCACGGCGTTAATGGTGTCGACAACGCGCTGCTGAATAAGCTGGCGCCCTTCGATACTGTTGATCTGGTCTTTGGTCAGGCTGCTGAACATCATGATCAACTCGTGCCGGATCATGACCTGGTAGTCATCCACTTGCGAAATGACACCGTCCTCCCGGCTCATCACCTCGATATCCACCTGCAGAAACCGGGTGCCACGCTCATTCAAGAGGTTCACCACGAACGATGGATCAAGACTCATGATCTGTGGCTTGGGCAACACTTCCGCCGCCGCTTTGCTTTCAGCTGCGTCAGCAGCCGGTTCGCTGCCCTTCAGGAAAAACCAGGTACCTCCTGCGGTCGCCAGCAACAGCACTACAACCAAGCCAATGAGGACAAATTTGTTTTTAAACATATGCATAAGGCCTTTTACGTTCGGCACCCGAGCGCCAAATTTCTTGCAGAAACCTGCTTTTCAAGCACTATTTTGCAAGGCCTGTGCCATATGATTTATTTTATATTTTTCAGATAGTTACGAAATATTTTCCGCTTCTCGCCAATAATTTGGCAGGGGGAATTCGCGCAATACAAGGTGGGATAACAGATACGAAAAAGGCGCCGGAAGGCGCCTCAAGAAGGTCGGAAATTCTCTGCTCATGCGTAGGCGTCGAGGGTCCCGTCGGTATTATTGCGCGGGGTCGGCGCGGCGCTTCCGCCCTCGCCGTCATGCGGGGTATCCGCGGCCGTGTGAAGTTGTGCAAAACCGCTGCCGGAACGGCCCGACGACTGCTGGCTCTGTTGCTGCGCCTGCTGTTGTGAGGCCTCTCCCCAACTCGGTTGATGACTCACTTTCACTTCTTCCAGACGCATGCCTTGCTGCTCCATGGCGTGATTCAAGCGCGGCAGCATTTTCTCTATCAAGTCACGGGTGTCCTGATGTTGGGTCTGGAACTGCACCGCCGCCTTATCGCCCTGCATGTTCAACTGCACTTGAATACCGCCCAGCTCTTCGGGATTCAGTTTCAGTGTGGCGTTCTGAACGCCGTTACCGGCCATCCAGTGAATCCGCGCGCCCACGGCCTCACTCCAGGCCGAGTCATCAACCGCGTGCTGACTGATGCTTAACTGCAGGGTGGGACTCCGACCGTCCGCGGCGCCACTGCGGGCGGCAGTCAGTCGACCGATATCCGCAATGTCATTAGCCGTGCGCTCCACGCCCTCGGCGGTCGCCTCACCCTTCGTCGCAGCGATCGTCGCCGCGAACTCACCGCGCGCGGCTTCCACAGCCAATGGCTGGCTGCGAGAAGCGGTCTGCAGTCCTGTTGCCCGATCCTCAGCCGACTCGGCGGCATTCGCCAGTTCGGCGTCACCCGCTTGCGTGGCGTTCAGTGCCACCGCAGCAACGGTGGGTTTTGTGGCGACAGCATCGTCATTGCCGACGACAGCCGTGTCGGCGGCTTCCCCGCCAGACAGTTGTCGCCAGCCAAACAGCGCAGCGGCCAAGCCACCGATTGCCGCCTGTGCCTCATCCATCTCCTGCACGTCGGCATCGGAAGAGGCCGGCAGCAACTTGCCGTCCGGCGGCAAGATCGTGCCTGCGATGTCTGCCGCTTCCAGCTCTTCTGCCAGGGCCTCAAGATCGAGTTCGCCGTCGCTACCCTGCTGCATCAGTTCTCCCAGCACCGCCGGGAGTTCACCGCCGTCGCCGGCAGCCAACAGCTGTTGCAACAGCGCCTGCTGGTTGGCCAGCAAATCCCCAAACGGCAGTAAACCCGCGGGATTGCCGCCATTCAAGGGCGTCACACTGCCACGCGCTGCGGCAGGACTTTGGAGCTGGGCACTGCTTACGTTACTGATCGGGCTGCTCATAATACGATCCTGTAAGACGGGGTTCACCAGCGCCACACGGCTGTCGTGCGGCCTCATGCTGGCGGCAAATATTCATGCTCTCAGGCACTACCTCTCAGGTACTACTCAGCAAACACTGTGCCATTCAAGAAAGGGCTTAGCTCAGGCCCTGCTGCTGGCGGCGCTGCCAGACAAAGCGCTGGCTGCTCAATTCATCGCTGACCGACTGCTCACGGCGAGCTTCATCGCGACGTTCGTCGGCCCGATAACGCTCGATAAGTTGATCCATGCTGCGACTGTGCTGGCGGGCTTTCATCCACTCCTGGCGGATTTTCCGTAACTGCTCCCGGCAGCGTTCCACCGAATCGGACTGTTGGCGAATCGCCAGGGACAGACGAGAGAGAAAGGCGCGACTTTCCTGCAAACGCTTCACGTCACACAGGCTGTCAGCCGCGGCGCGACGGTACTCCTCGTAATACTGCTTGAGTTCGTCGAGTTTCTGGCTCTGGGTCTCATACTGCTGCTGAACGGCCGCATAGCGCGTCGCCTCTTCCTGCTCCTGGCGATCTGCCAGCGCCTGAACCGGTTGCATACGCTGTGATTTTTTTTCCGTACTCACCGTTATCCTCCGTTGACGCCAGCCGCTAAGGCCGCGTCAAATTTCATTCAATCGAGTTCGACTGCTTCGCCTTCCAGCAACAGACTCAGCTTGTCCAGCGAGGCATCAAAGCCGTCAGACTCGTCGTAGGCCTGCTGCAGAAACGCCTGAATCTTCGGCCACAACGCTATCGCTTCGTCCACTCGGGCATCACTGCCTCGCTGGTAGGCGCCAATGGTCACCAAGTCGCGGTTCTGCTGATACAGCGACACCAGTTGTCGCAGTCGCCTGACCAGTTGCTGATGTCCCTTATCGGTAATGTCATTCATCGCCCGGCTGACCGAGCGCTCGATATCTATTGCCGGGTAGTGGCCCGCATCGGCGAGACTTCGCGACAGCACAATATGGCCATCGAGAATCGCCCGCGCCGCGTCGACAATCGGGTCGTTCTGATCGTCCCCTTCCGCCAGCACGGTATAAAACGCGGTGATCGAACCGCCGCCTTCTTCGCCGTTCCCGGCCCGCTCCACCAGCGCCGGCAGCCTCGCAAACACCGAGGGCGGGTAACCTTTGGTGGCAGGCGGTTCGCCTGTCGCCAGCGCGATCTCACGTTGAGCCTGCGCGAAGCGGGTCAGTGAATCCATCAGTAATAACACCTGCTGGCCCTGGTCCCGGAAGTACTCCGCCACGGCGCTGGCCAGCCACGCAGCGCGCATCCGCATCAACGGCGGCTGATCTGCCGGTGTGGCGATCACCACCGCATGGCGCATATCGTCGCCACCGAGAATATTGTCGATAAAATCTTTGACCTCGCGGCCGCGCTCGCCAATCAGAGCAACCACCACCACATCGGCCTTGGTATAGCGCGTCATCATGCCCAGCAGGACACTCTTACCGACGCCACTGCCGGCAAACAGTCCGAGCCGCTGACCCTGACCCACGGTCAGCAACGCGTTGATCGCACGAACGCCGACATCGAGCGGTTCCCGGATGGGACGGCGCGACAGCGGGTTCAGGGGAGCACCGTTCAACGGGCGGTAATCGTCGGTGCGCAAGGGGCCACGGTTATCCAGCGGCTGGCCGGCGGCATCGATCACGCGGCCCAGCAGGGCCTCGCCCACCGGCACGCTGGATCCCTTGCCGATAGGCCGAACTCTGGCGTGGGGCATGACACCGCGCAGCTCGCCGGTCGGCATCAGCAAAATACAATCACTGGCGAAACCCACAACCTCGGTTTCCAGCCAGTCACCGTCAATGGTTTCCACTTCGCAGTAGGCGCCGATCGCCGCCTTGCAGCCCTC belongs to Spongiibacter tropicus DSM 19543 and includes:
- the fliJ gene encoding flagellar export protein FliJ; the encoded protein is MSTEKKSQRMQPVQALADRQEQEEATRYAAVQQQYETQSQKLDELKQYYEEYRRAAADSLCDVKRLQESRAFLSRLSLAIRQQSDSVERCREQLRKIRQEWMKARQHSRSMDQLIERYRADERRDEARREQSVSDELSSQRFVWQRRQQQGLS
- a CDS encoding flagellar biosynthetic protein FliO — translated: MWRHSLCALALSPLLAIAQEPAANAVSAEQAVAALPVGAGDDVIGMLGSLLLMAALLFAGLWFLRRLRGLQRPQQAGVAVVSQIPLGMKEKLLVLQVGEERLLVGCTPASMQTLHRWDAEALPEQTIAATGDFAALLKKRLAGKGEEAQP
- a CDS encoding flagellar hook-length control protein FliK, which encodes MSSPISNVSSAQLQSPAAARGSVTPLNGGNPAGLLPFGDLLANQQALLQQLLAAGDGGELPAVLGELMQQGSDGELDLEALAEELEAADIAGTILPPDGKLLPASSDADVQEMDEAQAAIGGLAAALFGWRQLSGGEAADTAVVGNDDAVATKPTVAAVALNATQAGDAELANAAESAEDRATGLQTASRSQPLAVEAARGEFAATIAATKGEATAEGVERTANDIADIGRLTAARSGAADGRSPTLQLSISQHAVDDSAWSEAVGARIHWMAGNGVQNATLKLNPEELGGIQVQLNMQGDKAAVQFQTQHQDTRDLIEKMLPRLNHAMEQQGMRLEEVKVSHQPSWGEASQQQAQQQSQQSSGRSGSGFAQLHTAADTPHDGEGGSAAPTPRNNTDGTLDAYA
- the fliI gene encoding flagellar protein export ATPase FliI, translating into MPQNTEFNPRRHLVSRLQQRSEQVARRAAEPPVPAEGQLRRIVGTLLEAEGCKAAIGAYCEVETIDGDWLETEVVGFASDCILLMPTGELRGVMPHARVRPIGKGSSVPVGEALLGRVIDAAGQPLDNRGPLRTDDYRPLNGAPLNPLSRRPIREPLDVGVRAINALLTVGQGQRLGLFAGSGVGKSVLLGMMTRYTKADVVVVALIGERGREVKDFIDNILGGDDMRHAVVIATPADQPPLMRMRAAWLASAVAEYFRDQGQQVLLLMDSLTRFAQAQREIALATGEPPATKGYPPSVFARLPALVERAGNGEEGGGSITAFYTVLAEGDDQNDPIVDAARAILDGHIVLSRSLADAGHYPAIDIERSVSRAMNDITDKGHQQLVRRLRQLVSLYQQNRDLVTIGAYQRGSDARVDEAIALWPKIQAFLQQAYDESDGFDASLDKLSLLLEGEAVELD
- a CDS encoding flagellar basal body-associated FliL family protein is translated as MFKNKFVLIGLVVVLLLATAGGTWFFLKGSEPAADAAESKAAAEVLPKPQIMSLDPSFVVNLLNERGTRFLQVDIEVMSREDGVISQVDDYQVMIRHELIMMFSSLTKDQINSIEGRQLIQQRVVDTINAVLEKETGKKGGVEEVYFTKFVMQ
- the fliQ gene encoding flagellar biosynthesis protein FliQ; its protein translation is MTPDTVIELGRQGMNITVLLAAPLLLSALAAGLLIGMFQAATQIQDMTLSFIPKLVVLVAVLGLTGPWMLRHLLDYTRSLFEMIPLLVG
- a CDS encoding flagellar motor switch protein FliM codes for the protein MAGLLDPEELEALMAEEQSPQSSGKYNLARQDYAVQRLIPTLSLIQSQFASAASTRLREFVSSVEGLTTDRITVMKFDELQGTLPAPCSISLISGMPLSSNLMIAFESELVFNLVDRYFGGYGGAADAAREQFSASELSFMDILVSALLPDIALAWKSVMKTAPAIESQSTDPRLLEGFTDADSLVATRFLVDIGDFKGGLWSVVPWSAIDAVRDSLPDTTKPSNKKPASEEWRSRLVERIDEVPLDLVAQLAKTRLSLSRVANLRRGDVIPLPSADEVLLCVGEQPLLKGRFGSHQGQLAVQLTGSAGRSRPKQES
- the fliR gene encoding flagellar biosynthetic protein FliR, whose amino-acid sequence is MIAVNEAQILSWLAAVWLPFARISGAMLTAPLFSASYIPARAKILFSVVLCVILLPLLPTPPAVNIISLEGMLLLANELLIGLCIGFIVQLVFDAIVLAGQLIANGMGLGFAMMVDPQRGVQVPVLSQYLLIICMLLFVAMGGHLEFIKLMARSFELWPSASRSVEPAAIDSVVAWGAELFAGAIRVSIPAIIALLVVQVAVGVISRAAPTLNLFAVGFPLAMLMGYLIVDQLIPNLLPVLSRLLNRAFEQTAVFLGG
- the fliN gene encoding flagellar motor switch protein FliN; amino-acid sequence: MANDLNLDKILDVNVDVSVEVGRTRMSIRDIKALNQGAIIELDRAAGTPLDVLVNGTLVARGEVVVVKEKFGIMLTEVVGQDEEVDA
- the fliP gene encoding flagellar type III secretion system pore protein FliP (The bacterial flagellar biogenesis protein FliP forms a type III secretion system (T3SS)-type pore required for flagellar assembly.), with amino-acid sequence MSILRGLLPLLCLMPLGALAADPLSLPAVSSTANAAGGQEYSVSLQLLAIMTALTLLPALLLGMTAFTRIMIVLSILRQALGTGQTPSNQVLLSLSLFLTLFVMYPIGEQAYTQAVAPYIAEEMTFQEAMTTGFEPFRAFMLSQTREDDIARFAEIAGHAAYQKPEDVPFSVLMASFLTSELKTAFQIGFLVFIPFVVIDLVVASVLMSMGMMMLSPMMISLPFKIMLFVLVDGWGLMMGSLAASFYR